From one Paenibacillus sp. FSL K6-1330 genomic stretch:
- a CDS encoding sigma-70 family RNA polymerase sigma factor, producing the protein MQIDSLRPGGDITETYELYGDMLFKIAMVYLGNKQDVEEAIQETFMKLIYKSPEFSNQEHKKAWLIRVITNHCKNMQGSLWRKRVTKMEHMNDYFVEPSERTLMDSVMSLPFKYKSVIHLFYYEDYSVKEIAGILQINESAVKMRLQRGRKLLRMDLEGEDD; encoded by the coding sequence ATGCAGATCGATTCGCTCCGGCCGGGCGGAGATATTACGGAAACCTACGAATTATATGGCGACATGCTTTTCAAAATAGCGATGGTGTACCTTGGAAACAAACAGGATGTAGAAGAAGCTATTCAGGAGACGTTTATGAAGCTGATATATAAATCACCTGAATTCAGCAATCAGGAGCATAAGAAAGCTTGGCTCATTCGGGTGATTACGAACCACTGCAAGAACATGCAAGGGAGCCTGTGGCGCAAGCGGGTAACCAAGATGGAGCATATGAACGATTATTTTGTCGAACCGTCGGAACGGACCCTGATGGATAGCGTCATGAGTTTGCCGTTCAAGTATAAGTCGGTGATCCATCTGTTTTATTACGAGGATTATTCCGTTAAGGAAATCGCCGGAATTTTGCAGATTAACGAGTCTGCGGTCAAGATGCGTCTTCAGCGCGGCAGGAAGCTGCTGCGCATGGACTTGGAAGGAGAGGACGATTGA
- a CDS encoding AraC family transcriptional regulator translates to MNPKLSREEYFNNPVPFETKMGLWIYKSGTHPFFTEKVGPRSVGFYSIHFVASGKVQFGWDGSSVSLSEGDLFCLFPGSVYTYVKDCEQPSTTITWTAFMGELMPSILKHIDLCPERPYRQNAFGDDTLAIIKEIQRLLRQPQLDHSLQLMSLGFQLIHSINSNRHQSPSSAASDWLGSIPRYMQLHCTENLSVEELAAWAGVHRSHFTRAFTRRYGISPSRYMQQLIMEKATRLLYAEGISITQTALSLGYSDLFTFSRAFTRYFGMTPSAFVKANRPSSTERE, encoded by the coding sequence GTGAACCCAAAACTATCCAGAGAAGAATACTTTAACAATCCGGTTCCATTTGAGACAAAAATGGGATTGTGGATATACAAATCCGGTACGCACCCCTTTTTCACCGAAAAAGTCGGTCCCCGGTCCGTCGGATTTTACAGTATACATTTCGTTGCCAGCGGCAAGGTGCAATTCGGATGGGACGGCAGCAGCGTCTCCCTCTCGGAAGGCGACTTGTTCTGCCTCTTCCCCGGCTCGGTCTATACCTATGTCAAGGACTGCGAGCAGCCGTCTACCACGATCACCTGGACGGCTTTTATGGGCGAGTTGATGCCATCCATATTGAAGCATATCGATTTATGTCCGGAGCGGCCCTATCGACAAAACGCCTTCGGGGACGATACCCTGGCGATCATCAAGGAGATTCAGAGATTGCTCCGGCAGCCCCAGCTAGACCACAGTCTTCAGCTGATGTCATTGGGATTCCAATTGATCCACAGCATCAATTCGAACCGGCACCAATCACCTTCTTCTGCTGCATCCGACTGGCTCGGATCCATCCCCAGGTATATGCAGCTTCACTGTACCGAGAACCTGTCCGTGGAGGAGCTTGCCGCGTGGGCCGGCGTGCATCGCAGTCACTTCACCCGCGCGTTTACCCGCCGATACGGCATCTCTCCGTCCCGCTACATGCAGCAGTTGATCATGGAGAAAGCGACCCGCCTATTATATGCCGAGGGCATCAGCATCACGCAGACCGCTTTATCCCTGGGCTATTCGGATTTGTTCACGTTTTCCCGCGCCTTTACCCGGTATTTCGGAATGACGCCGAGTGCATTCGTGAAAGCGAACCGCCCATCATCGACGGAACGCGAATAG
- a CDS encoding sulfatase-like hydrolase/transferase, producing the protein MKQPNFIVVYCDDLGYGDLGCYGSETVKTPHLDGLADEGIRFTNWYSNSPVCSPSRASLLTGKYPVRAGVGEILGAKRGSHGLPAAEVTLAKALKPAGYRTALYGKWHLGLSEATSPNAHGFDEFFGFKAGCVDFYSHIFYWGQAHGVNPLHDLWENETEVWENGRYMTELITERSVDFIKRSREQKAPFFLFTSYNAPHYPMHAPQEYMNRFAHLPWDRQVMAAMIAAVDDGVGEIVKALKEAGCYEDTVIFFSSDNGPSSESRNWLDGTEDVYYGGSAGIFRGHKASLFEGGIREPAILSWPNGLEGGQVRDEVAAMMDIVPTFLDLAGVDPAAAPLQGVALDGSSLKGMLRMGEPSPHKQLFWEYQGQLAVREGKWKLVLNGKLDFDRVVPDQVHLSDLSKDPGERSNLADHYPEIVERLSRDVRAWYEEVQSNGS; encoded by the coding sequence ATGAAACAACCGAATTTTATCGTCGTATATTGCGATGATCTAGGGTATGGGGACCTTGGGTGTTACGGTTCGGAAACCGTGAAAACCCCGCACCTGGACGGATTGGCTGATGAAGGCATTCGTTTTACAAATTGGTATTCCAACTCTCCGGTCTGCTCTCCGTCACGAGCCTCTTTATTGACAGGCAAGTATCCGGTCAGAGCGGGAGTCGGTGAAATCCTGGGGGCGAAGCGCGGCTCCCATGGCCTGCCTGCCGCCGAGGTAACGTTGGCGAAGGCGCTTAAACCCGCCGGCTACAGAACGGCATTGTATGGAAAATGGCATCTGGGTCTGTCAGAGGCAACCAGTCCGAACGCGCATGGGTTTGATGAGTTTTTCGGATTTAAGGCGGGCTGCGTCGATTTTTACTCGCACATCTTTTATTGGGGCCAAGCCCATGGAGTCAATCCCCTTCATGATCTATGGGAAAACGAAACGGAGGTTTGGGAGAACGGCCGGTATATGACCGAACTGATTACGGAACGATCCGTTGATTTCATTAAGCGGTCTCGGGAGCAGAAGGCTCCGTTCTTCTTGTTTACGTCATACAATGCGCCGCATTATCCGATGCATGCACCACAGGAATACATGAACCGGTTTGCGCATTTGCCTTGGGATCGGCAGGTCATGGCCGCCATGATTGCAGCGGTGGATGACGGCGTCGGGGAGATCGTGAAGGCGCTGAAGGAAGCGGGTTGTTATGAGGATACGGTCATCTTTTTCTCCAGCGATAACGGACCGTCCTCCGAGAGCCGGAACTGGCTGGACGGGACAGAAGACGTTTATTACGGCGGGAGCGCGGGGATCTTTCGCGGGCATAAAGCAAGTCTGTTTGAAGGTGGAATCCGCGAACCTGCCATACTAAGCTGGCCGAACGGATTGGAGGGCGGACAAGTACGCGATGAGGTGGCGGCCATGATGGACATCGTACCGACCTTTCTGGATCTGGCGGGCGTCGATCCGGCGGCGGCACCGCTTCAAGGCGTTGCACTGGATGGAAGCAGCCTGAAGGGGATGCTGCGAATGGGCGAGCCGTCGCCGCATAAGCAATTGTTCTGGGAGTATCAAGGCCAACTGGCTGTCCGGGAAGGGAAATGGAAGCTGGTGCTGAACGGGAAACTTGATTTCGACCGCGTGGTTCCGGATCAGGTTCATCTGTCCGATCTGTCCAAGGATCCCGGGGAGCGCTCCAACCTGGCGGACCATTACCCCGAGATCGTGGAACGGCTTAGCCGGGATGTGCGAGCCTGGTACGAGGAAGTGCAAAGTAACGGATCATAA
- a CDS encoding beta-N-acetylhexosaminidase translates to MKFRFEGVVTDVMPGIQLLLDELGVELGEDGVPVEVALSDGDLEVGRDRTHAYIRYGRKHQFFRGLGLLVQHSRQSDTFHLHERQQFDRIGPMFDLSRNAVLTVDSFKLMLNKMALMGMNSVMLYMEDTYQIEGEPYFGYMRGRYTQAELKAIDDYADQFGIEAFPSIQTLAHLEEFLKWEPIKHYRDTKGALLVGSEQTDSLIERMIEAASAPFRSNKIHIGMDEAEELGRGKYLDHNGYVSRFDIMITHLNKVLAAVRKRGLKPMMWSDMFLKLAAGGGGDAAYYDKETSIPEDMARRIPKDVDMVYWDYTHMEPEDYKKLIANHRPLGCNLVFAGAVWIFNTFGVNYGLSLNASDVALQVCKQEGIREVYATMWGDDGNEGNPFAALLGLQLYAEHAYSEQKPSPVQLAERVKFCTGIDMDTFLLLKDLDEIPGQEPNNAKQSNPSKFLLYQDVLLGMFDKQIEGLDLSNHYAELEQNLRAKRDSSAELDYLFDMPEKLSAVLKRKSEIGILLKKAYDTKDTDTLRHMAKVVLPAISKAVQELRIVHRTQWHRMFKPFGWEVIDIRYGGVITRLDSASFRILEYVEGRMANIEELEQERLVFSTTNRDNHKGVGWCSHYYRMASPNVFYHVLNPF, encoded by the coding sequence ATGAAATTTCGTTTTGAGGGCGTTGTTACGGATGTCATGCCCGGCATTCAGCTGCTGCTGGATGAGCTTGGCGTAGAGCTTGGGGAGGACGGAGTCCCCGTAGAGGTAGCCTTGTCGGATGGAGATCTGGAGGTCGGCAGGGACCGGACTCACGCCTATATTCGTTACGGACGAAAACATCAATTTTTCCGGGGACTCGGCTTGCTGGTTCAACATAGCCGCCAAAGCGATACGTTCCACCTTCACGAACGTCAGCAATTTGACCGGATCGGCCCGATGTTCGACCTGTCCCGCAACGCCGTGCTGACCGTGGACAGCTTCAAACTCATGCTGAACAAGATGGCCCTGATGGGAATGAACAGCGTGATGTTATACATGGAGGATACCTACCAAATCGAAGGCGAGCCGTATTTCGGTTATATGCGCGGTCGCTACACGCAGGCGGAACTGAAAGCCATTGACGATTATGCCGACCAATTCGGCATCGAGGCTTTTCCAAGCATCCAAACCTTGGCGCACCTGGAGGAGTTTCTGAAGTGGGAGCCCATCAAACATTACCGTGATACGAAGGGGGCCCTTCTTGTCGGCAGCGAGCAGACAGATTCCCTGATTGAACGGATGATCGAGGCAGCCAGCGCTCCGTTCCGCAGCAACAAGATTCATATCGGGATGGACGAAGCGGAGGAGCTTGGTCGGGGAAAATATTTGGATCACAACGGTTATGTGAGCCGTTTCGACATCATGATCACCCATCTAAACAAAGTCCTGGCTGCCGTTCGCAAACGCGGCCTGAAGCCGATGATGTGGAGCGACATGTTTCTGAAGCTCGCTGCCGGCGGAGGCGGCGATGCGGCATATTACGATAAGGAAACGTCGATTCCAGAGGATATGGCCCGCCGCATCCCGAAGGACGTGGACATGGTGTACTGGGACTATACCCACATGGAGCCGGAGGACTATAAGAAGCTGATCGCCAATCACCGTCCGCTGGGGTGCAACCTCGTGTTTGCGGGAGCCGTCTGGATTTTCAACACCTTCGGCGTCAACTACGGTTTGTCCCTGAACGCTTCGGATGTTGCGCTTCAAGTGTGCAAGCAGGAGGGAATCCGCGAGGTATACGCCACGATGTGGGGCGATGACGGCAACGAAGGAAATCCGTTCGCGGCGCTGCTTGGTCTGCAGCTCTATGCCGAGCATGCCTACTCGGAACAGAAGCCGTCCCCGGTTCAGTTGGCGGAACGGGTGAAATTCTGTACGGGCATCGATATGGATACATTCCTCCTGCTTAAGGATCTGGACGAAATCCCCGGCCAGGAGCCGAACAACGCCAAGCAGAGCAACCCGTCGAAATTTTTGCTGTATCAGGACGTGCTCCTTGGGATGTTCGACAAACAGATCGAAGGCCTGGACCTCTCGAACCACTATGCCGAACTGGAGCAAAACCTGCGAGCGAAGCGCGATAGCAGCGCCGAGCTGGACTATCTGTTCGATATGCCGGAGAAGTTGAGCGCCGTCCTCAAACGCAAAAGCGAGATTGGCATTTTGCTGAAGAAAGCCTATGACACCAAGGACACCGATACCTTAAGGCATATGGCCAAGGTCGTGCTCCCTGCCATTTCCAAAGCCGTGCAAGAGCTGCGCATTGTCCACCGCACGCAGTGGCACCGGATGTTCAAGCCCTTCGGCTGGGAGGTCATCGACATCCGCTATGGCGGCGTCATCACCCGCCTGGATAGCGCATCGTTCCGCATTCTAGAATACGTTGAGGGACGGATGGCAAACATTGAGGAGCTTGAGCAGGAACGGCTGGTGTTCAGCACGACCAACCGCGACAACCACAAAGGGGTCGGCTGGTGCAGTCATTATTATCGCATGGCTTCGCCGAACGTGTTCTACCATGTGCTGAATCCTTTTTAA